The following proteins are co-located in the Acidimicrobiia bacterium genome:
- a CDS encoding response regulator transcription factor — MADGTGEASTSTAVVIDDIPMFRLGVMALLEPLGVDVVMDTGSARDLVEAVQLREIDLVVIGSVGQTPVTDLVGKLRDTEDPPAVVVLLPRSHAGELTWLLNLEVGGLLVRSVEGDELARTVERVLGGERVVAPALLSTVVGELDTPGEEDEPDTGPLTAREREVLARLAKGSSNREIAAELMVTVATVKTHLAHIYEKLDAKNRNDALRQAVAQGLLG, encoded by the coding sequence ATGGCCGACGGGACCGGGGAGGCGAGCACCTCGACAGCCGTTGTGATCGACGACATCCCGATGTTCCGGCTGGGCGTCATGGCGCTCCTGGAGCCACTCGGGGTCGATGTCGTCATGGACACCGGCTCGGCACGTGATCTCGTCGAGGCCGTCCAGCTCCGTGAGATCGACCTCGTCGTGATCGGCTCCGTCGGCCAGACCCCCGTCACCGACCTCGTCGGCAAGCTGCGGGACACGGAGGACCCACCGGCCGTGGTCGTACTGCTTCCGCGCTCGCACGCCGGTGAGCTCACGTGGCTCCTCAACCTCGAGGTGGGGGGCCTGCTCGTGCGCTCGGTCGAAGGTGACGAGCTCGCCCGCACCGTGGAGCGGGTCCTCGGAGGGGAGCGCGTCGTGGCGCCGGCGCTGCTCTCCACCGTCGTCGGGGAGCTCGACACGCCCGGTGAGGAGGACGAGCCCGACACCGGGCCCCTCACGGCGCGGGAGCGGGAGGTGCTCGCCCGACTCGCCAAGGGCAGTTCCAACCGGGAGATCGCGGCCGAGCTCATGGTGACGGTCGCCACGGTGAAGACCCACCTGGCCCACATCTACGAGAAGCTCGACGCCAAGAACCGCAACGACGCGCTCCGCCAGGCCGTGGCGCAGGGTCTTCTCGGATAG